A single Argentina anserina chromosome 7, drPotAnse1.1, whole genome shotgun sequence DNA region contains:
- the LOC126802520 gene encoding uncharacterized protein LOC126802520, giving the protein MMQDRSATPTETTPLVAQNDHLRNDGLIPQLFTSVPVFNEAASYLSQTTSLFTQCFTDHSVEPSSRDFGDSNVNAQELVTFSSGESRGSLATSSDHASSSVSSSSAESSHTATNAPSNLDGAVKCSPENSSQTSTAIIESNRGQNGISIFQGLIDRVRKTVRGSADDIGWLQRDPTMPSVEDGTERFKEILGDIRHGVHRLPNSMVCLLVPGLFSNHGPLYFVNTKMSLSKIGLACHIAKIHSEASVEKNAREIKEYIEEFYWGSKKRVLVLGHSKGGIDAAAAMSLYWPDLKDKVAGLVLAQSPYGGSPIATDILREGQLGDYVNLRKLMEFLICQVIKGDLQALEDLTYDRRREFLKKHPLPKDLPVVSYHTEAAISPAVLATLSRVAHAELPMVASAGQPAKLPVVIPLGAAMAACAQLLQVRYGKKSDGLVTCCDAEVPGSIVVRPERKLDHAWMVYSSKEDDPSEADASQVCEALLMLLVEAEQNKRNDHATKDD; this is encoded by the exons ATGATGCAAGATAGAAGCGCCACGCCCACCGAAACGACGCCGTTGGTG gCTCAGAATGACCATTTAAGAAATGATGGGCTTATCCCTCAACTATTTACCTCTGTACCAGTTTTCAATGAAGCTGCGTCTTATCTTTCTCAGACAACTTCATTATTTACACAGTGTTTCACTGATCATTCTG TGGAACCTTCATCTAGAGATTTTGGGGATTCCAATGTAAATGCTCAAGAACTGGTGACCTTCTCATCTGGAGAAAGTAGGGGCTCTCTTGCTACATCTAGTGATCATGCGTCTTCAAGTGTGAGTTCGTCATCTGCAGAGTCATCTCATACTGCAACCAATGCTCCCTCAAATCTTGATGGAGCAGTGAAATGCTCTCCCGAAAATTCATCTCAAACTTCTACTGCGATCATAGAATCTAATCGCGGCCAAAATGGCATCTCTATCTTCCAAGG TCTCATTGATCGGGTGCGAAAAACTGTCCGTGGGTCTGCAGATGATATAGGATGGCTACAGCGTGATCCGACTATGCCTTCTGTTGAAGACGGAACTGAAAGATTCAAGGAAATTCTTGGGGATATCAG GCATGGTGTTCACAGATTGCCAAACTCAATGGTTTGTTTGTTGGTTCCag GTCTTTTCAGCAACCACGGACCACTATATTTTGTAAATACAAAAATGAGTTTGTCAAAGATTGGACTGGCTTGTCATATAGCCAAAATTCATAGTGAG GCTTCGGTTGAGAAAAATGCTCGAGAGATAAAAGAATACATTGAGGAATTCTATTGGGGTTCGAAAAAGCGTGTGTTAGTTCTTGGACATAGCAAAGGGGGAATAGATGCAGCTGCTGCTATGTCATTGTATTGGCCTGATTTGAAAGATAAAGTTGCTGGATTGGTGTTGGCCCAAAGTCCATATGGGGGTAGCCCAATAGCTACAGATATATTGCGAGAGGGACAGCTTGGTGATTATGTAAACTTACGGAAGCTAATGGAGTTTCTGATCTGCCAAGTAATTAAG GGCGATTTGCAAGCTCTGGAAGACTTAACTTATGACAGAAGAAGAGAATTTCTGAAGAAACATCCATTACCAAAGGATCTCCCGGTTGTTTCATATCACACTGAAGCTGCCATTTCTCCAGCTGTTTTAGCTACATTATCACGGGTAGCACATGCTGAACTACCTATGGTTGCTTCCGCAGGCCAACCAGCAAAACTCCCAGTAGTGATACCTCTTGGTGCAGCTATGGCTGCCTGTGCCCAGCTTCTGCAGGTCAGATATGGCAAGAAGAGTGATGGACTTGTCACATGCTGTGATGCTGAAGTTCCGGGATCCATTGTTGTCCGTCCCGAACGTAAATTGGACCATGCCTGGATGGTTTATTCATCAAAGGAAGATGACCCTTCAGAAGCCGATGCTTCTCAAGTGTGTGAAGCTCTTCTGATGTTGCTTGTAGAAGCTGAGCAAAATAAGAGAAATGACCATGCAACGAAAGATGATTGA
- the LOC126803556 gene encoding type III polyketide synthase C-like: MKFRTRNVIDGRLSEEGINLKLGRDLPQKIGPAILNKLEGTLKLTSDKLECNTQALMDYGNVSSNTIFYVMEKMREELRKKEGMEGRMVTCIGFWTWDYI; the protein is encoded by the exons ATGAAATTTCGGACACGCAATGTGATCGATGGAAGGCTCTCCGAAGAAGGCATCAACCTCAAGCTGGGAAGGGACCTTCCTCAGAAGATTG GGCCTGCCATCCTTAACAAGCTAGAGGGGACACTGAAGCTCACTAGTGACAAGCTTGAGTGCAACACACAGGCCCTGATGGACTATGGCAATGTGAGCAGCAACACCATTTTCTATGTGATGGAGAAGATGAGAGAGGAGCTGAGGAAGAAAGAAGGGATGGAGGGAAGAATGGTGACTTGCATTGGCTTTTGGACCTGGGATTACATTTGA